The genomic interval CTATTACTTTATCCAGATTTTCTTCTGAGGTTGTTGCAAGTTCTCTGATATCTCTGCTCACTTCACTGAAACCTTCTCCGAGTTCACCTATTCTAATAGCTTCAACAGCACCGTTTATAGATAAAGCAGCTGTCTGAACTATAGCCAGCTCTATTTTTCTAATGGTGTTATTTAGGGAGTTTATCTTAGATTTTACGTAATTCAGGTCAATCTTCCTTTCTTCTGCGATTTTGAGGTTTTTGTTTCCTGCATCTTTGACCTTCTCAAGTAATTTTATTATCTGGGAAAATTCATCTTCAACCTTCTTTATAGAATCATAAAGGCTGTCTACCCTCTCTTTTGCTTCTTTAATGAACTGGACTGACTTTTCTGCAACTGCAGAATTTTTTATCGCATCATTTTTTGATATCTCTGCTGCTTGCTGGATCTGATCAAGGGCTTCAACAACCTCTTCCATAGATTTTTCAAGCTGGTTTGCAGAACTGGCAAGCTGTTGTGAAGCTGAAGCCAGCTCGTTAGCAACCGCCTCTCTATCGTTAGAACTTAGTTTAAAAACAAGATCTTTGATCATCTGTGATGCTTCCTCAACCTGCGAAAAAGCTTGAACCTGAGCACCAACAGTGTTTGTTATCTGGACAACTGCACTTGCACTCTCTTCTGCTGCAGCTGCGATAGTCTCAGCCCCCTGATGGAGAATTTCAATCTCTTTCACCACATTGTTGATGGTTTTCAGTATCTGCGAGATCTGATCCATAAACTGATCCATCAGATTTATTAGATCCTTCATTTTGTTAGAGGATTCAAGACTTTCGTTAGATGCTTCCTCCATTTTTTGTTTTACTTGAAGTATTCCCTCTCTTATACTGCTTATTTTTTCCTGTATTACCCCTACTATCTCTTTTATTGATTGGGCGTGGCTGTTCGCCTTTGAAGCCATAGTTCTAATTTCGGAAGCCATAACTGTGAAACTTTTTCCCTTTTCTTTTGCTCTCGCTGCTTCTATAGCAGCGTTAAGAGCCAGAAGTGATGTTTTTTTTGCAAGTTTGGTAATCAGGTTTACAGCGTTTGTTATGTTCTTTGAGGCATCAAATAGTTTTTCGCTCTTTTTTGCTATTTCCACAGCATTTTCTGCGGTTTTTCTCATTCCAACGCTGGATTCCTCTATATTCTCTGAAAGTTCCTGCAGAAGTTCCTGAAGTTTTTCAGCCACCTGAGATACCTCATTTGCCTCTTTTTCCAAAAACTTAGAGTTTTGTTTTATTTCTGTTACCGCACTAAGGCTCTCCTCAGTTGCTCCGGCACTTTCTTCAGCGGCAGCGGCTATCTGCTCCATAGTGCCTTTAAGCTCTTCCACTGCAGCAAGACCTTCCTGAGATTTTGATAACAAAAGCTGTGAAATTTTTTTTAGGTCTTCTTCATTTGAAATAACTGGGGAGGTTTTTAGCAGATTTTCTTCAGATTTTTTCTGTTTGAGAGTTAACGGATCTGGAAGATTATCATCTTCTTTACCGAAAGTTATAAAACCCATCACAGCCCTCCTTATTATTTATGGCTTTAATAAATTAATTTAGGTCTGAAATTATGAACTGTCTATATATTTAAATAAAAAACATTACAGGATTTTGATTTTTTGAATATCTCTTACTTTTCTGGATATTACCCTGATGGCTTCTTCCATTATTAATTTTCCATATTTTTCCTTTGCAAGCCAGGGGGCTGATTCCATTCTGCCGTCTGGATATGCCTTTTTGAACTCTTCTGCTGATAGGGGGAAGTATATCTTATTTTTTGTTATCCTCTTTTTCTCTGTAGGTTTTGTTTTGAAAGCATCAGGTCTTAAAAACTTTGTTATAGATATCTCTGAAGGTGTTGCATGGTAGCCGTTTTTGTCCTCAAATATATCCCTTTCTATCTCCTGAACTTCAGGAAGTAAAAACCATGATATTATCTCAAAAATCCCTTTTTTGTTTTCATATTTCAGCTGGGAAAAGGCTGTTTTTACAGGCTCTATATTTCCCCCGTGTCCGTTGATAAATACTATCCTTCTGAAACCATGTTCTAAAAATGAGTTTACAATATCCTTTACCATACTGATCATTGTTTCAGGAGAAAGGGTCACTGTTCCTTTAAATCCCATGTGGTGCTGGGACATTCCGTATGTTATTGTTGGGGCAACAAGAATATCAAGTCTTCTTCCAACCTCCCTTGCTATCGCTTCTGCGGTGATGAAGTCTGTTCCTATTATTCCGTATGGACTGTGTTGCTCTGTTGAACCTATCGGAATGATTATCGTATCTTTCTCAACAAGATAAGCCTCAACCTCAACATAAGACATGTTCTCAAGAAGCATCACTCCACCTTCAGAAAGTATTTGAACCTTTTATAGTATCTCAGATTTTTCAGCTGTTTCAAATCTGTTATTTTTCCCTTTTCTTCTCTGATTTTTATTATCTTTTCCGCATTTTTTATGCCTATATAGGGGACTGATATAAGCTGATCAAATCCTGCTTTGTTAACGTCTATCCTCAGTATGTCAGGGTCTGCACCTTTATACGGGACAAACCGGAACAAACCGACAAACACAGAAATAAGAACAATAAAAAAGGTAAATCTTATCTGGACATCTATAAGATTATGGTTAAACAGCTTACTCAAGCCCTTCCCTTCCATGAAGCTCCTTTTGAAGTCCCAATAGACTTTCTATAAACTCCATATCTTTATGGGTTATTCTGACCTCACTGTCTGCCTTTTTTAGAGGAAATGGATAACCTCCTACAGAAAAATAAGAAAGAACATCAAGTATCTGTTCAGGTTTTAGTCCGGTATGCTCGGGGTTTTCATAAAGCTCTATAAGTGATATAGTTCTTCCTTTATCATACTTTCCGTAAAAATATTTTATTGATATTTCTTTCAGCTGGTATGCGATACTCTCCTCTAAATACTCAAATACCTGAGAAAACTCCCATTTGATCTCCTCAAGGTCTAAGTATATTAAGGGATAAGAGTAACCTGTCTCTTTTATCGTATGATGAAATATTCTAAGATCAGGAATTGATTTGTTGAAAATCTGTGTTGAGTGGGAAGTCTTTGCGATCCCAATCACCACAGGGTTCCAATCAAGACCGTAAAAAAGTGTATGGAGAAGTAACAGATACTCAAAATATGCAAGTTTTGAAAGGGTTGCCTCAATAACATCTCTTCTC from Persephonella sp. carries:
- a CDS encoding methyl-accepting chemotaxis protein, with translation MGFITFGKEDDNLPDPLTLKQKKSEENLLKTSPVISNEEDLKKISQLLLSKSQEGLAAVEELKGTMEQIAAAAEESAGATEESLSAVTEIKQNSKFLEKEANEVSQVAEKLQELLQELSENIEESSVGMRKTAENAVEIAKKSEKLFDASKNITNAVNLITKLAKKTSLLALNAAIEAARAKEKGKSFTVMASEIRTMASKANSHAQSIKEIVGVIQEKISSIREGILQVKQKMEEASNESLESSNKMKDLINLMDQFMDQISQILKTINNVVKEIEILHQGAETIAAAAEESASAVVQITNTVGAQVQAFSQVEEASQMIKDLVFKLSSNDREAVANELASASQQLASSANQLEKSMEEVVEALDQIQQAAEISKNDAIKNSAVAEKSVQFIKEAKERVDSLYDSIKKVEDEFSQIIKLLEKVKDAGNKNLKIAEERKIDLNYVKSKINSLNNTIRKIELAIVQTAALSINGAVEAIRIGELGEGFSEVSRDIRELATTSEENLDKVIEIIDQVQEENDTIAVEINNIILTQDRENEKLQRISNELRRNNDAIQNVKEKIEFFKRSVEEMLTALEQTKIAADQIKEAAEISHKNALESKQAASMILGITREINSAVHSISQFADKLV
- a CDS encoding creatininase family protein codes for the protein MLLENMSYVEVEAYLVEKDTIIIPIGSTEQHSPYGIIGTDFITAEAIAREVGRRLDILVAPTITYGMSQHHMGFKGTVTLSPETMISMVKDIVNSFLEHGFRRIVFINGHGGNIEPVKTAFSQLKYENKKGIFEIISWFLLPEVQEIERDIFEDKNGYHATPSEISITKFLRPDAFKTKPTEKKRITKNKIYFPLSAEEFKKAYPDGRMESAPWLAKEKYGKLIMEEAIRVISRKVRDIQKIKIL
- a CDS encoding helix-hairpin-helix domain-containing protein — encoded protein: MSKLFNHNLIDVQIRFTFFIVLISVFVGLFRFVPYKGADPDILRIDVNKAGFDQLISVPYIGIKNAEKIIKIREEKGKITDLKQLKNLRYYKRFKYFLKVE
- a CDS encoding DNA double-strand break repair nuclease NurA gives rise to the protein FRKDGTFSEEVTGDINLSVIKKTDTVDQFLRMLMFLCELKALLRLSSKEKPEFLVIDGTLSSRFITIFPKTDWFSGEEFEGKIASIAGEFIPLLKENLFDEDITAFSQKVKRKVTERLKAEFGEKGLRRDVIEATLSKLAYFEYLLLLHTLFYGLDWNPVVIGIAKTSHSTQIFNKSIPDLRIFHHTIKETGYSYPLIYLDLEEIKWEFSQVFEYLEESIAYQLKEISIKYFYGKYDKGRTISLIELYENPEHTGLKPEQILDVLSYFSVGGYPFPLKKADSEVRITHKDMEFIESLLGLQKELHGREGLE